A single genomic interval of Staphylococcus hyicus harbors:
- a CDS encoding tyrosine-type recombinase/integrase, with the protein MSSNVVKISELTRSSSAYETINDFVSEIGINSAATKKAYQQDLLQFCNSNLGSANVRIDAVVNSLTRKKLVEYRNTLAEKFKLQPNSINRKVTVLKEFAKYLYNLGYDINLNSLNTITKLKATKNSYEVLSYDEAIRIIEWFRDNEREEALAKYYYALLAFDTGIRAEALNTLTPQSFVWKDKEVLIKGIDKGNKSFTKSISVEFANEIFDNLNLHNHKDDNNPIFNFSSALRYKMMKRAKKALGWNNRNITFHSFKKGAVNYAFDSTKDIQIAREVGCHSSIVTTQIYLDDNKKLFQGAISKQQKLSSSDVNLADYSKDQLLEALKDLPEAMNIMLKEALIKQNI; encoded by the coding sequence ATGTCATCAAATGTAGTAAAAATTAGTGAGCTTACAAGATCTTCATCAGCTTATGAAACAATTAATGATTTCGTTAGCGAAATTGGTATTAATTCAGCTGCAACTAAAAAAGCTTATCAGCAAGACCTTTTACAATTTTGTAATAGCAATTTAGGATCAGCCAATGTGCGTATTGATGCTGTAGTTAATTCACTCACTCGAAAAAAGCTAGTCGAATATAGAAATACTTTGGCTGAAAAATTTAAATTACAACCTAATTCAATAAATAGAAAAGTAACAGTATTAAAAGAATTCGCTAAATACTTATATAATTTGGGGTATGATATTAACTTAAATAGCCTTAATACTATAACAAAATTAAAAGCCACTAAAAATTCTTATGAAGTACTGTCATATGATGAGGCAATAAGAATAATAGAATGGTTTAGAGATAATGAAAGAGAAGAGGCATTAGCTAAGTACTATTATGCTTTATTAGCATTTGATACAGGTATAAGAGCAGAAGCTCTTAATACTTTGACTCCTCAGTCATTTGTTTGGAAAGATAAAGAGGTTTTAATAAAAGGAATAGATAAAGGAAATAAGTCGTTTACTAAAAGTATATCTGTAGAATTTGCAAATGAAATATTTGATAATTTAAACCTTCATAATCATAAAGACGACAATAATCCTATATTTAATTTCTCCAGTGCTCTTAGGTACAAAATGATGAAAAGGGCTAAGAAAGCTTTAGGGTGGAATAATAGAAATATTACTTTTCATAGCTTTAAAAAGGGTGCAGTTAATTATGCGTTCGACTCTACTAAAGATATTCAAATTGCAAGGGAAGTAGGGTGTCATTCAAGTATTGTCACAACTCAAATTTATTTAGATGATAATAAAAAATTATTTCAAGGTGCTATATCTAAACAACAAAAACTTAGCAGTAGTGACGTTAATTTAGCAGATTATTCTAAGGATCAATTGTTGGAAGCACTTAAAGATTTGCCAGAAGCTATGAATATTATGTTAAAGGAAGCATTAATAAAACAAAATATATAA